The proteins below are encoded in one region of Amycolatopsis acidiphila:
- a CDS encoding MlaE family ABC transporter permease, with translation MFALGLDVARMAPRRPFQWREFLGQAWFVASVSLLPSALVSIPFGAVIAMQLGSLTRQLGAQSFTGAAGVLATVQQAAPIVTAMIIAGAGGSAVCADIGSRTIREEIDAMKVLGVSPVQRLIVPRVLAMAFVAVLLNGLVSIVGVAGGYFFNVFLQGGTPGAYLSSFNALAQLPDIYISELKALIFGLVAGVVAAYRGLNPRGGPKGVGDSVNQAVVITFLLLYFVNFVLTTVYLHIVPPKGG, from the coding sequence ATGTTCGCGCTCGGTCTCGACGTGGCCCGGATGGCGCCGAGGCGCCCGTTCCAATGGCGCGAGTTCCTGGGGCAGGCCTGGTTCGTCGCCAGCGTCTCGCTCCTGCCGAGCGCGCTGGTGTCGATCCCGTTCGGCGCCGTGATCGCCATGCAGTTGGGTTCGCTGACCCGCCAGCTCGGCGCGCAGTCGTTCACCGGCGCGGCCGGTGTGCTGGCGACCGTGCAGCAGGCCGCGCCGATCGTGACGGCCATGATCATCGCCGGGGCCGGCGGTTCCGCGGTGTGCGCCGACATCGGGTCGCGCACCATCCGTGAAGAGATCGACGCGATGAAGGTGCTGGGTGTGTCGCCGGTGCAACGGCTGATCGTGCCGCGCGTGCTCGCGATGGCGTTCGTCGCGGTGCTGCTCAACGGTTTGGTGAGCATCGTCGGCGTGGCGGGCGGCTACTTCTTCAACGTGTTCCTGCAGGGCGGTACCCCGGGTGCCTACCTGTCGAGCTTCAACGCGCTGGCCCAGCTGCCCGACATCTACATCAGCGAGCTCAAGGCCCTGATCTTCGGTCTCGTGGCCGGGGTGGTGGCCGCCTACCGGGGGCTGAACCCGCGGGGCGGCCCGAAAGGCGTCGGTGACTCGGTCAACCAGGCCGTGGTGATCACCTTCCTGTTGCTGTACTTCGTCAACTTCGTGCTGACCACCGTCTACCTGCACA
- a CDS encoding ABC transporter ATP-binding protein — MGAEVVIEGLTKSFGRQTIWRDVTLTLPPGEVSVMLGPSGTGKSVFLKSMIGLLKPDRGTCVINGVDIVRCSEHKLYETRKLFGVLFQDGALFGSMNLYDNVAFPLREHTKKSESEIRRIVFEKLEMTGLAGAEKKLPGEISGGMRKRAGLARALVLDPEIILVDEPDSGLDPVRTTYISQLFLDVNAQIDATFLIVTHNINLARTVPDNLGMLFRKELVMFGPREVLLTSEEPVVKQFLNGRMDGPIGMSEEKDSATIAAERAMFEAGHHAGGVEEVVGIPPQMQPSPGLPEREGVHRRKARVMRILDTLPPAAREGIINSLTLEEQRRWHGRHARMAQVHP; from the coding sequence ATGGGTGCTGAGGTGGTCATCGAAGGGCTGACGAAGTCGTTCGGAAGGCAGACCATCTGGCGGGACGTGACGCTGACCCTGCCTCCTGGTGAGGTTTCGGTGATGCTCGGTCCGTCGGGAACCGGTAAGTCCGTGTTCCTCAAGTCGATGATCGGGCTGCTCAAGCCCGACCGTGGCACCTGCGTGATCAACGGGGTGGACATCGTCCGCTGCAGCGAGCACAAGCTGTACGAGACGCGGAAGTTGTTCGGGGTGCTGTTCCAGGACGGCGCGTTGTTCGGTTCGATGAACCTGTACGACAACGTCGCGTTCCCGCTGCGCGAGCACACGAAGAAGTCCGAGTCGGAGATCCGCCGGATCGTCTTCGAGAAGTTGGAGATGACCGGTCTGGCGGGGGCGGAGAAGAAGCTGCCCGGTGAGATCTCCGGTGGTATGCGCAAGCGGGCCGGCCTGGCGCGGGCGCTGGTGCTGGACCCGGAGATCATCCTGGTCGACGAGCCGGACTCGGGTCTGGACCCGGTGCGCACGACCTACATCTCCCAGTTGTTCCTGGACGTGAACGCGCAGATCGACGCGACGTTCCTGATCGTCACGCACAACATCAACCTGGCCCGCACGGTGCCGGACAACCTGGGCATGCTCTTCCGCAAGGAGCTGGTCATGTTCGGGCCGCGCGAGGTGCTGCTGACCAGCGAGGAGCCGGTGGTCAAGCAGTTCCTCAACGGCCGGATGGACGGGCCGATCGGGATGAGCGAGGAGAAGGACTCCGCGACGATCGCCGCCGAGCGGGCGATGTTCGAGGCGGGGCACCACGCCGGTGGCGTCGAGGAGGTCGTCGGCATCCCGCCGCAGATGCAGCCGTCCCCCGGCTTGCCGGAGCGGGAGGGCGTGCACCGGCGCAAGGCGCGGGTCATGCGGATCCTCGACACCCTGCCGCCCGCCGCGCGGGAAGGGATCATCAACTCCCTCACACTCGAGGAACAACGGCGCTGGCACGGACGGCACGCCCGGATGGCGCAGGTGCATCCGTGA
- a CDS encoding response regulator transcription factor, with protein sequence MNDRRLVTVIVDDHELFARGLALLLSTQAGDRFEVAGLTTHVEEAPGLVESCGAELAIVDLAMPPLGGAAAIRQIKRRFPGTRVLALSGSDDLDLAEQALRAGADGYLTKSADPEVLVAPLLTVAAGFRVLEGELLDLLLTTTKKPPESLLSGLGSQDLRLWTLLARGLETNDIANRMLVSERTAKRMVASLLNKIGAANRVEAAGLAGSYGLLEDSTEPG encoded by the coding sequence GTGAACGACCGGCGACTCGTGACCGTGATCGTGGACGACCACGAACTGTTCGCCAGGGGCCTCGCGCTGCTGCTGTCCACCCAGGCGGGGGACCGGTTCGAGGTGGCCGGGCTGACGACCCACGTGGAGGAGGCGCCGGGGCTGGTGGAATCCTGCGGCGCCGAGCTGGCCATCGTGGACCTCGCGATGCCGCCGCTCGGTGGTGCGGCGGCGATCCGCCAGATCAAGCGCCGGTTTCCCGGCACCCGCGTGCTCGCACTGTCCGGTTCGGATGATCTCGACCTGGCGGAGCAGGCCTTGCGCGCCGGTGCGGACGGCTATCTGACGAAGTCGGCCGATCCCGAGGTCCTCGTCGCGCCGCTGCTGACGGTCGCGGCCGGTTTCCGGGTACTCGAAGGGGAACTGCTCGACCTGCTGCTGACCACGACCAAGAAGCCGCCGGAGTCGTTGCTGAGCGGGCTGGGTTCCCAGGACCTGCGGTTGTGGACGCTGCTCGCCCGCGGCCTGGAAACCAATGACATCGCGAACCGGATGCTGGTCTCCGAGCGCACCGCCAAGCGGATGGTGGCCTCGCTGCTGAACAAGATCGGCGCGGCCAACCGGGTCGAGGCAGCCGGTCTCGCCGGTTCCTACGGCCTGCTCGAGGACTCCACGGAACCCGGCTAG
- a CDS encoding sensor histidine kinase produces MTATEADLGATPVARVMVGVRVVVVLSIAVLLIGGDAAIRRHLVPVAVVLVLACGYAFAVAAHPRWELRGRRTAWLVTAADATLALLAVALSGAAASPAVAILLLVVTAAAIRLPLRPTVLLAVTLGVAYLAIALLVDPGSVPLGERVRQGTWWAGYLVLTGVLGASLSRLVEREREAGIAARVEAMAEHAAAEEERDLRQRLLESYQSQQDGLAVLLHEFRTPVASLRALARGLANPQSPIRFADRAASTRLVAEHANHLSDMLDALADVAASRRPSFSTGRVRAVELRALLLASADAAGLRPPRLRLRLDDEEQTVTLDSQRLRRVLTNLLENAARHGEGHPVDIEAGVHDNRLHVRILDRGPGIDPADLDRLTGKYTGTGPNRGTAGLGLWIVEQIVQALGGRLDFSQRAGGGLIARFDVPVG; encoded by the coding sequence ATGACGGCAACGGAGGCCGACCTCGGCGCGACCCCGGTCGCACGGGTGATGGTCGGGGTACGAGTCGTCGTGGTGCTGTCGATCGCGGTGCTGCTGATCGGCGGCGACGCCGCGATCCGCCGGCACCTCGTCCCGGTGGCCGTCGTGCTGGTGCTGGCCTGCGGCTACGCGTTCGCGGTCGCCGCCCACCCCCGGTGGGAGCTGCGGGGCCGGCGCACCGCCTGGCTGGTGACCGCGGCGGACGCCACCCTCGCCCTCCTCGCGGTCGCGTTGTCCGGCGCCGCCGCGAGCCCCGCCGTGGCCATCCTGCTGCTGGTCGTCACCGCGGCGGCCATCCGGCTGCCGCTGCGCCCGACCGTGTTGCTCGCGGTGACGCTCGGCGTCGCCTACCTGGCCATCGCCCTGCTCGTCGATCCCGGGTCGGTCCCACTCGGTGAGCGGGTGCGGCAGGGCACGTGGTGGGCCGGCTACCTGGTGCTGACCGGGGTGCTCGGGGCGAGCCTGTCCCGGCTGGTCGAGCGAGAGCGCGAGGCGGGGATCGCCGCCCGGGTCGAGGCGATGGCCGAGCACGCCGCGGCCGAGGAGGAGCGGGACCTGCGGCAGCGGCTGCTGGAGTCCTACCAGTCGCAGCAGGACGGGCTCGCGGTGCTGCTGCACGAGTTCCGCACGCCGGTGGCGTCGCTGCGGGCGCTCGCGCGCGGCCTGGCGAACCCGCAGAGCCCGATCAGGTTCGCCGACCGGGCGGCCAGCACCCGGCTGGTCGCCGAGCACGCGAACCACCTCTCCGACATGCTCGACGCGCTCGCCGACGTCGCTGCGAGCCGCCGTCCCAGCTTCAGCACGGGCCGCGTCCGCGCCGTCGAGCTGCGCGCCCTGCTGCTGGCATCGGCCGACGCCGCGGGCCTGCGCCCGCCCCGGCTGCGCCTGCGGCTCGACGACGAGGAGCAGACGGTCACCCTCGACTCCCAACGGCTGCGGCGCGTGCTCACGAACCTGCTGGAGAACGCCGCGCGACACGGCGAAGGCCATCCCGTCGACATCGAGGCGGGGGTGCACGACAACCGCCTGCACGTGCGGATACTCGACCGGGGCCCCGGCATCGACCCCGCGGACCTCGACAGGCTCACCGGCAAGTACACCGGCACCGGGCCGAACCGCGGTACCGCGGGCCTCGGCCTGTGGATCGTCGAGCAGATCGTGCAGGCGCTCGGCGGGCGGCTGGACTTCTCCCAGCGCGCCGGCGGCGGGCTGATCGCCCGGTTCGACGTGCCGGTCGGCTGA
- a CDS encoding R2-like ligand-binding oxidase yields the protein MSITRSIEHGNRTGFGSLSQGGLRLDSFPMKLFRKGNKKFWNPDDIDLSQDAADFAALSADEQRMTCVLAANFMAGEESVTQDLQPFMNAMAAEGRLGDETYLTQFTFEEGKHMQAFRMWFDAVGVTEDLHAFTENGDSYRRIFMEELPQSLYALAADPSPAAQIRASVTYNHVVEGCLALTGYFAWAKICHSRGILPGMQQIIRYIGDDERRHMAWGTFTCRRHVAADDTNWQVVSDRMQELLEPAVGLITEMLAPFGENAPFGVSVRDMTEYALDKVGRRLQSIESARGRAVEEIDEDYSPMNLEDKFAEEDRAQTEAVAGAAG from the coding sequence ATGTCCATCACCCGCAGCATCGAGCACGGAAACCGCACCGGATTCGGCAGCCTGTCCCAGGGCGGCCTGCGGCTCGACTCGTTCCCCATGAAGCTGTTCCGCAAGGGCAACAAGAAGTTCTGGAACCCCGACGACATCGACCTCAGCCAGGACGCGGCCGACTTCGCCGCGCTGAGCGCCGACGAGCAACGGATGACCTGTGTGCTCGCCGCGAACTTCATGGCCGGCGAGGAGTCGGTGACCCAGGACCTGCAGCCGTTCATGAACGCGATGGCGGCCGAGGGCCGGCTCGGCGACGAGACCTACCTGACCCAGTTCACCTTCGAAGAGGGCAAGCACATGCAGGCCTTCCGGATGTGGTTCGACGCCGTCGGCGTGACCGAGGACCTGCACGCGTTCACCGAGAACGGCGACTCCTACCGCCGGATCTTCATGGAGGAGCTGCCGCAGTCGCTCTACGCGCTGGCCGCCGACCCGTCCCCGGCGGCGCAGATCCGCGCGTCGGTGACCTACAACCATGTCGTGGAAGGCTGTCTCGCGCTCACCGGCTACTTCGCCTGGGCGAAGATCTGCCACAGCCGCGGCATCCTGCCCGGCATGCAGCAGATCATCCGATACATCGGTGACGACGAGCGCCGCCACATGGCCTGGGGCACCTTCACCTGCCGCCGCCACGTGGCCGCCGACGACACCAACTGGCAGGTCGTCTCCGACCGCATGCAGGAGCTGCTCGAACCGGCGGTCGGGCTCATCACCGAGATGCTCGCACCCTTCGGCGAGAACGCGCCGTTCGGGGTGAGCGTGCGGGACATGACCGAGTACGCCCTGGACAAGGTCGGCCGCCGGCTGCAGTCCATCGAAAGCGCCCGCGGCCGCGCGGTCGAGGAGATCGACGAGGACTACTCGCCGATGAACCTCGAGGACAAGTTCGCCGAAGAGGACCGGGCGCAGACGGAGGCCGTGGCGGGAGCGGCCGGGTGA
- a CDS encoding NAD(P)/FAD-dependent oxidoreductase, which yields MTAPLRVDLLLIGAGPVGLFGAYYAGFRGLRVAVMDSLPQVGGQVSALYPQKNIYDVAGFPQVKGQDLVESLVRQAAPFGPRYLLGQQAERLEHRAGSVVVTSSAGLVVEAGAVVITAGVGSASPRPLPCGERHLGRGLHYFVPDLDTFDGRDVVVVGGGDSAVDWALAAVERANSVRLVHRRRAFRAHEHSVARLHASTCELVLDAQVTGLHGEDRVTAVELDTGAVVPADVVVAALGFKLQLGPIASWGLALRDRSILVDAAMATSLPQVYAAGDIATHDGKVKLIAVGFGEVATAVNNAAAVLQPEVGLAPGHSSDAPPALLERV from the coding sequence GTGACCGCGCCGCTGCGGGTCGACCTGCTGCTGATCGGCGCCGGACCGGTCGGTCTGTTCGGCGCCTACTACGCGGGCTTCCGCGGGCTGCGGGTCGCGGTGATGGACTCGCTGCCGCAGGTCGGCGGCCAGGTCAGCGCGCTGTACCCGCAGAAGAACATCTACGACGTCGCCGGGTTCCCGCAGGTCAAGGGCCAGGACCTGGTCGAAAGCCTGGTGCGCCAGGCAGCCCCGTTCGGCCCGCGGTACCTGCTCGGTCAGCAGGCGGAACGGCTGGAACACCGCGCCGGCTCGGTCGTCGTGACCAGCAGCGCGGGCCTGGTCGTCGAGGCGGGCGCCGTGGTGATCACCGCCGGCGTCGGGTCGGCCAGCCCGCGGCCGCTGCCCTGCGGCGAGCGCCACCTCGGCCGCGGCCTGCACTACTTCGTGCCGGATCTGGACACCTTCGACGGCCGCGACGTGGTCGTGGTCGGCGGTGGCGACTCCGCGGTGGACTGGGCGCTGGCCGCGGTGGAGCGGGCGAACAGCGTCCGGCTGGTCCACCGGCGGCGGGCCTTCCGCGCACACGAGCACTCGGTGGCCCGGCTGCACGCCTCGACCTGTGAGCTCGTGCTCGACGCGCAGGTCACCGGGCTGCACGGCGAAGACCGGGTGACCGCGGTGGAGCTCGACACGGGCGCCGTGGTGCCCGCCGACGTCGTGGTCGCCGCGCTCGGTTTCAAGCTCCAGCTCGGCCCCATCGCGTCGTGGGGTCTTGCCCTGCGGGACCGCTCGATCCTGGTCGACGCGGCGATGGCCACCAGCCTCCCCCAGGTATACGCGGCCGGCGACATCGCGACCCACGACGGCAAGGTCAAGCTGATCGCCGTGGGCTTCGGCGAGGTCGCGACCGCCGTCAACAACGCGGCCGCCGTGCTGCAGCCGGAAGTCGGCCTGGCGCCCGGGCACTCGTCCGACGCACCGCCGGCCTTGCTCGAACGGGTCTGA
- the fdxA gene encoding ferredoxin encodes MAFVIGEPCVDEMDKSCVEECPVDCIYEGERMMYIHPAECIDCGACEVVCPVEAIRPAQRLDERWLPFQESSRSVFAELGSPGGSPKVDGKLTDPPFVADLVKEA; translated from the coding sequence ATGGCATTCGTGATCGGTGAACCCTGCGTCGACGAGATGGACAAGTCCTGCGTCGAGGAATGCCCGGTCGACTGCATCTACGAGGGCGAACGGATGATGTACATCCACCCGGCCGAGTGCATCGACTGCGGGGCCTGCGAAGTGGTCTGCCCGGTCGAGGCGATCCGTCCCGCACAGCGGCTCGACGAGCGGTGGCTGCCGTTCCAGGAGAGCAGCCGGAGCGTGTTCGCCGAGCTCGGCTCGCCCGGCGGTTCTCCCAAGGTGGACGGGAAGCTCACCGACCCGCCGTTCGTCGCCGACCTCGTCAAGGAGGCGTGA
- a CDS encoding fatty acid desaturase encodes MTGPVLTEAEARAVRRGVPDPGIPLARAAAPTVVLFFGSLALWVFATWLVLGTGTTPWLTIPLHATVTFTMFTVLHEATHHAAGRWTWVNELFGRLSLPFVASYVSFGAIRYIHIEHHRNTNEDIGTDPDAWTSHGPWWQLPYRWLTIDAWYVRFYVPRMRRRPRLEVGETTVMVALSLAVAAGAIATGHLWQLAVIYLIPQRIGLAVLAWWFDWLPHHGLPETAARNRFRATRIRVGAEWLLTPVMLYQNYHLVHHLHPAIPFYRYVRAWRRNQEAYLDREVPIRTAWGRELTASEYRAWRWLTDSFAGKPVAAPRFHQLVVSEVRPLTADSVSITFDVPAELREEFRFLPGQHLTLRRFADGAEVRRTYSICASARSDLLRIAVKRIGDFSRHLTDELEAGDVLEVLPPAGRFTLAPVAGNAKHYVGVVAGSGITPVISMLSTALAVEEDSRFTLLYGNRSVASTMFADELAMLARQFEGRLRIIHFHTGERGEFRPGSGFEEQVHGRIGTGRLATFLGGVDAWYLCGPQALVDDTRAFLHRHRAGAVHFELFRTEPGETTVDGVAATITATVNGRLVTAESTGRESALESLLSAGVDAPYACMGGACGTCRAKVVRGTGEMELNYALDPGEVAAGYVLTCQTRPTSTRFDLDYDA; translated from the coding sequence ATGACGGGCCCGGTGCTCACCGAGGCCGAGGCGCGCGCGGTCCGGCGCGGGGTGCCCGATCCGGGCATCCCGCTCGCCCGCGCCGCCGCCCCGACCGTCGTGCTGTTCTTCGGCTCGCTGGCGCTGTGGGTGTTCGCCACGTGGCTGGTGCTGGGCACCGGGACCACGCCGTGGCTGACGATCCCGTTGCACGCCACCGTCACCTTCACCATGTTCACCGTGCTGCACGAGGCCACCCACCACGCGGCGGGCCGGTGGACCTGGGTCAACGAGCTGTTCGGCCGGCTGTCGCTGCCGTTCGTGGCGAGTTACGTGAGCTTCGGCGCGATCCGCTACATCCACATCGAGCACCACCGCAACACCAACGAGGACATCGGCACCGACCCTGACGCCTGGACCAGCCACGGCCCCTGGTGGCAGCTCCCCTACCGCTGGCTGACCATCGACGCCTGGTACGTGCGGTTCTACGTGCCGCGGATGCGCCGGCGGCCCCGGCTCGAGGTCGGCGAGACCACCGTCATGGTCGCGCTGAGCCTGGCCGTCGCGGCCGGCGCGATCGCCACCGGCCACCTGTGGCAGCTCGCGGTGATCTACCTGATCCCGCAACGCATCGGGCTCGCCGTGCTCGCCTGGTGGTTCGACTGGCTGCCGCACCACGGGCTGCCGGAAACCGCCGCGCGGAACCGGTTCCGCGCCACCCGGATACGGGTCGGTGCGGAATGGCTGCTGACCCCGGTGATGCTGTACCAGAACTACCACCTGGTGCACCACCTGCACCCGGCGATCCCGTTCTACCGCTACGTGCGGGCGTGGCGGCGGAACCAGGAGGCCTACCTCGACCGCGAGGTGCCGATCCGGACCGCGTGGGGCCGCGAGCTGACCGCGTCGGAGTACCGGGCGTGGCGGTGGCTCACCGACTCCTTCGCCGGGAAACCCGTCGCCGCACCGAGGTTTCACCAGCTGGTGGTTTCCGAGGTACGCCCGTTGACCGCCGACAGCGTGTCCATCACCTTCGATGTCCCGGCCGAGCTGCGCGAGGAGTTCCGGTTCCTGCCCGGCCAGCATCTCACCCTGCGCCGGTTCGCCGACGGCGCCGAGGTGCGCCGCACGTACTCGATCTGCGCGTCCGCGCGGTCGGATCTGCTTCGCATCGCGGTGAAGCGGATCGGCGATTTCTCCCGTCATCTCACCGACGAGCTCGAAGCCGGTGACGTGCTGGAGGTGCTGCCCCCGGCCGGCCGGTTCACGCTGGCGCCGGTTGCGGGCAACGCGAAACACTACGTCGGCGTTGTCGCCGGCAGCGGGATCACCCCGGTGATCTCGATGCTCAGCACCGCGCTCGCGGTGGAGGAGGACAGCCGGTTCACGCTGCTCTACGGCAACCGGAGCGTCGCGTCCACGATGTTCGCCGACGAGCTGGCGATGCTGGCCCGCCAGTTCGAGGGGCGCTTGCGGATCATCCATTTCCACACCGGCGAGCGCGGGGAGTTCCGGCCCGGGTCGGGCTTCGAGGAACAGGTCCACGGCCGGATCGGCACCGGGCGGCTGGCCACGTTCCTGGGCGGTGTCGACGCCTGGTACCTGTGCGGGCCCCAAGCGCTGGTCGACGACACCCGCGCGTTCCTGCACCGGCACCGGGCCGGAGCTGTCCACTTCGAACTGTTCCGCACCGAGCCCGGCGAGACCACAGTGGACGGTGTCGCGGCGACGATCACCGCCACCGTGAACGGGCGGCTGGTCACGGCCGAGAGCACCGGCCGGGAGTCGGCGCTCGAGTCGCTGCTGTCCGCCGGCGTCGACGCGCCCTACGCCTGCATGGGCGGCGCCTGCGGCACCTGCCGGGCGAAGGTGGTGCGGGGTACCGGCGAGATGGAGCTCAACTACGCGCTCGACCCCGGCGAAGTCGCCGCGGGCTACGTGCTCACCTGCCAGACCAGGCCGACCAGTACCAGGTTCGACCTCGACTACGACGCTTGA
- a CDS encoding GMC oxidoreductase — protein sequence MTMSYDYDVVVIGSGFGGSVTALRLTEKGYRVGVLEAGRRFDESSYPRTSWDLRNFLWAPRLGCFGLQRIALLRDVVVLAAAGVGGGSLLYANTLYEPASDAFYLDPQWRDITDWRAELAPHYDQAKRMLGVVTNPLHTPADTVIRQVAHDMGVGHTFRPTPVGVFFGPPGTEPGTDVADPFFGGAGPTRRTCVGCGSCMTGCRHNAKNTLPKNYLHLAESHGAEVHPMTTVTEVRPRPCGGYTVRTVRTGKPRRPAHERVFTAEQVVFAAGTYHTQKLLHRLRDEGVLPEISGRLGELTRTNSEAILSAKSRLPKADFSTGIAITSSFHPDENTHVEPVRYGKGSNAMALMQTALTDGGGRVPRWLRWLKEMTANPRHLSWHVWPRRWSEKSIILLVMQSLDNSITVSGRKGLFGRHKLTSKQGHGRPNPSWIPAANEATRRTAEKIDGIAGGTIGEIANIPLTAHFIGGCPIGNSPEDGVLDAWQRLYGHPGLHVIDGSAVSANLGVNPSLTITAQAERAMSFWPNKGQPDLRPPLGERYRPLPAVAPANPAVPAGAPGALRLTGRS from the coding sequence ATGACCATGAGCTATGACTACGACGTCGTGGTGATCGGCTCCGGTTTCGGTGGCTCGGTCACGGCGCTGCGCCTGACCGAGAAGGGCTACCGCGTCGGCGTGCTGGAAGCCGGCCGCCGCTTCGACGAATCCAGTTATCCCAGGACATCGTGGGACCTGCGGAACTTCCTGTGGGCTCCCCGGCTCGGCTGTTTCGGCCTGCAGCGCATCGCCTTGCTGCGCGATGTCGTCGTGCTCGCCGCGGCCGGTGTCGGCGGCGGCTCGCTCCTCTACGCCAACACCCTCTACGAGCCCGCCTCCGATGCCTTCTATCTCGATCCCCAGTGGCGCGACATCACCGACTGGCGTGCGGAGCTCGCCCCGCACTACGACCAGGCGAAGCGCATGCTGGGGGTGGTGACCAACCCGCTGCACACCCCCGCCGACACGGTCATCCGGCAGGTCGCCCACGACATGGGCGTCGGGCACACCTTCCGGCCGACCCCGGTCGGGGTGTTCTTCGGTCCCCCCGGCACCGAACCGGGCACGGACGTGGCCGACCCGTTCTTCGGCGGAGCCGGGCCCACCCGGCGCACCTGCGTGGGCTGCGGCTCGTGCATGACCGGCTGCCGGCACAACGCGAAGAACACACTCCCCAAGAACTACCTGCACCTGGCCGAATCCCACGGCGCCGAGGTGCACCCGATGACGACGGTGACCGAGGTGCGGCCACGGCCCTGCGGCGGGTACACCGTGCGCACGGTACGCACCGGCAAGCCACGCCGCCCTGCCCACGAGCGGGTCTTCACGGCGGAGCAGGTGGTCTTCGCCGCAGGTACCTACCACACGCAGAAGCTCCTGCACCGGTTGCGCGACGAAGGGGTCCTGCCGGAGATCTCCGGCAGGCTGGGCGAGCTGACCCGGACCAACTCCGAAGCCATCCTCAGCGCCAAGTCCCGCTTGCCCAAGGCGGATTTCAGCACCGGGATCGCCATCACGTCGTCCTTCCATCCGGACGAGAACACCCACGTCGAGCCCGTGCGCTACGGCAAGGGCAGCAACGCGATGGCGCTGATGCAGACCGCGCTCACCGACGGCGGCGGGCGCGTGCCCCGCTGGCTGCGCTGGCTCAAGGAGATGACCGCCAACCCACGGCACCTGAGCTGGCACGTCTGGCCGCGCCGCTGGTCGGAGAAGTCGATCATCCTGCTGGTGATGCAGTCGCTGGACAACTCCATCACCGTGTCCGGCCGCAAGGGACTCTTCGGCCGGCACAAGCTCACCTCGAAGCAGGGCCACGGCCGCCCCAACCCGAGCTGGATCCCCGCCGCGAACGAAGCGACGAGGCGCACCGCGGAGAAGATCGACGGGATCGCGGGCGGCACGATCGGCGAAATCGCGAACATCCCGCTCACCGCGCACTTCATCGGCGGCTGCCCTATCGGGAACTCCCCCGAGGACGGTGTGCTCGACGCGTGGCAGCGCCTCTACGGTCACCCCGGCCTGCACGTGATCGACGGTTCCGCCGTCTCGGCGAACCTCGGCGTGAACCCGTCGCTCACCATCACCGCGCAGGCCGAGCGGGCGATGTCGTTCTGGCCCAACAAAGGACAGCCCGACCTCCGGCCGCCGCTCGGGGAGCGCTACCGGCCACTGCCCGCCGTCGCGCCGGCGAACCCCGCGGTCCCCGCCGGCGCGCCTGGCGCCCTGCGCCTGACCGGACGCTCATGA